AAAACAGTATTAAATGAAATTCTTACTCAAGCTATAAATATTACTTCATCGGTTTTAAGATTTATAATTAGTGTAACCATCTCTATATATCTTTTGAAAGATAAAGAAAATTTCATATACAAAATAAAGAGGCTTTTACATGCTATGTTAAGTAGTAGAATGGCAGAAAGGGTAATAGAATCATCTAGAGAAGTAAATGATATTTTCTCAAGATATTTAATAGGAAAGTTAATAGACTCCATTATTATAGGTATAATATGTTTTCTTATACTTTCTATTATAAAGATACCATATGCCATATTAATAAGTTTGATTGTTGGAATTACCAATATGATACCTTATTTTGGACCAATTATAGGTGCAGTTCCTGCATTTATATTGACCTTATTCAGTGGTCCTATAAAGGCCTTTTGGGTACTTGTGGTCATATTTATATTACAGCAATTTGACGGGTTGTATTTAGGTCCAAAGATATTGGGACGAAAGGTTGGAGTAAAGCCATTTTGGGTAATATCTGCTATAACCTTAGGGGGCTCTTTATTTGGTGTAGTAGGAATGCTCTTAGGGGTTCCAGCTATTGCTGTAATAAGATTATTAGTGGACAGATATGTAAGTAAGAGGCTTGACGAAAAGGGAGTTAACTTACAGAAATATAAAGATAATAAGTGAAAAAGTGAGTATTTAAGATATAAAAGGGTATAATATCATATATTGGTGATTTTCACTAATATATGATATTTGCGTATATAGATTCTATTTTGTAACATTATATCTGTAAGTATTAGCACTCATTATTAATGAGTGCTAATAAAAAGGAAAATTATTAATTAAATATATATTTAAGGAGGGCTATTAGATGAATATAAAACCTTTAGGAGACAGAGTTGTAATTAAAAAGGTAGAAGTAGAAGAAAAAACAAAAAGCGGTATAGTACTACCAAATTCCGCTAAAGAGCAGCCAACAATGGCGGAAGTTTTAGCAATAGGTTCTGCTATTTTGGAAGATGAAAAGAAAAGCAAAGAATTAAAAGTGGGAGATAAAGTGATTTTTTCTAAATATTCTGGAACAGAAGTAAAAATGGATGATGAAGAATATACAATACTTAAATTAAATGATATTTTAGCGGTTGTTGAATAATCTAGTTAGCATTAAGTGTTTGGTAAGATCATTGATAATTAAATCAAAAGGAGTGAAGTAAAAATGGCTAAAGAAATTAGATTTGGCGAAAATGCCCGTAGATCAATGGAAAAAGGTATAAATAAACTTGCTGATACAGTTAAGGTTACTTTAGGACCTAAGGGAAGAAATGTAGTTTTAGATAAAAAATTTGGTGCGCCATTAATTACTAATGATGGTGTGACTATTGCCCGTGAAATAGAGTTAAAGGACGCCTATGAAAACATGGGAGCTCAATTGGTTAAAGAGGTAGCTACTAAGACTAATGATGTTGCTGGTGACGGTACAACTACAGCTACACTATTAGCTCAAGCTATAATTAGAGAAGGACTAAAAAACGTTGCTGCTGGTGCCAATCCAATGATACTTAAAAAGGGCATACATAAAGCAGTAGATGCCGCAGTAGAAGCTATAAAATCTACTTCAAAAGATATAGCAAATAAAGATGCAATAGCACAAGTTGCTTCAATTTCAGCTGCTGATGAGGAAATAGGAAGTCTTATAGCTGAGGCTATGGAAAAGGTAGGTAAAGATGGAGTAATTACTGTTGAAGAGTCAAGATCAATGGGAACTACTCTAGATGTAGTTGAAGGTATGCAATTTGATAGAGGATATTTATCTCCATATATGGTAACAGATACAGAAAAAATGGAAGCTTCATTGGATAATCCATATATATTAATTACAGATAAGAAAATAACTAATATTCAAGATATATTACCAGTATTAGAACAGATAGTACAACAAGGAAAGCAATTATTAATAATTGCAGAAGATATAGAAGGAGAAGCATTGGCTACATTAGTAGTTAATAAATTAAGAGGAACATTTAATTGCGTTGCAGTTAAGGCACCAGGATTTGGAGATAGAAGAAAAGAAATGTTAAGAGATATAGCAATCCTTACAGGCGGAGAAGTTATATCAGAAGAATTGGGATATGACATAAAAGAAACTACAATAGATATGCTTGGATCAGCTGGAACTGTAAAAGTAGACAAAGACAATACAACTATAGTAAGTGGAAGTGGAGACCAAAAGAATATTGAAGATAGGGTTAGACAAATAAAGGCTCAAATAGAAGAGTCTACTTCAGAATTTGACACTGAAAAACTTCAAGAAAGACTTGCTAAACTTTCTGGTGGGGTAGCAGTAATCCAAGTAGGTGCAGCTACTGAAACAGAATTGAAAGAAAGAAAATTAAGGATAGAAGATGCATTGGCAGCTACAAGGGCAGCTGTGGAAGAAGGTATAGTTGCTGGTGGTGGTACAGCATTCTTAAATTCAATACCATCTGTTGAAAAGCTTCTAGATACAGTATTAGGAGATGAAAAAACAGGTATAAACATAATAAGAAGGGCATTAGAAGAGCCAGTAAGACAAATAGCTGAAAATGCAGGATTAGAAGGTTCAGTAATAGTTGAAAAGGTTAAGGCATTAGATTTAGGTGTTGGATTTGATGCATTAAAAGAAGAGTATGTAAATATGATAGAAGAGGGTATAGTTGACCCAACTAAAGTAACAAGATCGGCGTTACAAAATGCTGCATCAGTTGCTGCTATGGTTCTTACTACAGAGAGTGTAGTAGCAGATGAGGAAGAAGAAGACAAAGGCATGGCTGGAGCCCCAGGAGGAATGGGAATGGGCGGCGGAATGCCAGGAATGATGTAATAGAGATATAAATAAAATCCACTTTAATCTCATGAGATTAAAGTGGATTTGTTTTTTTCTATATGCTTTAGATTATATTTATTCTTCTGTAGCTACTTTAGAATTTACTGCGGCTTCAGATTCAGTTCTTTTTTTAATTCTAACTTTTGGTTCAGATGGTAGTC
The sequence above is a segment of the Clostridiisalibacter paucivorans DSM 22131 genome. Coding sequences within it:
- a CDS encoding AI-2E family transporter — protein: MNEKRYTIPYKSIIPLLLIAFILFKIIDSIDNIDWLMKALSPFIWAFTIAYLLNPMIKTIEKNYNVNRGWSILISYVIVLSIIVFVITIITPNIVKSISNLVDNISDYGQRTQKFFEETVYNIEILNRFGIMDYLESKLGEILQTSSEIIKTVLNEILTQAINITSSVLRFIISVTISIYLLKDKENFIYKIKRLLHAMLSSRMAERVIESSREVNDIFSRYLIGKLIDSIIIGIICFLILSIIKIPYAILISLIVGITNMIPYFGPIIGAVPAFILTLFSGPIKAFWVLVVIFILQQFDGLYLGPKILGRKVGVKPFWVISAITLGGSLFGVVGMLLGVPAIAVIRLLVDRYVSKRLDEKGVNLQKYKDNK
- a CDS encoding co-chaperone GroES is translated as MNIKPLGDRVVIKKVEVEEKTKSGIVLPNSAKEQPTMAEVLAIGSAILEDEKKSKELKVGDKVIFSKYSGTEVKMDDEEYTILKLNDILAVVE
- the groL gene encoding chaperonin GroEL (60 kDa chaperone family; promotes refolding of misfolded polypeptides especially under stressful conditions; forms two stacked rings of heptamers to form a barrel-shaped 14mer; ends can be capped by GroES; misfolded proteins enter the barrel where they are refolded when GroES binds) — translated: MAKEIRFGENARRSMEKGINKLADTVKVTLGPKGRNVVLDKKFGAPLITNDGVTIAREIELKDAYENMGAQLVKEVATKTNDVAGDGTTTATLLAQAIIREGLKNVAAGANPMILKKGIHKAVDAAVEAIKSTSKDIANKDAIAQVASISAADEEIGSLIAEAMEKVGKDGVITVEESRSMGTTLDVVEGMQFDRGYLSPYMVTDTEKMEASLDNPYILITDKKITNIQDILPVLEQIVQQGKQLLIIAEDIEGEALATLVVNKLRGTFNCVAVKAPGFGDRRKEMLRDIAILTGGEVISEELGYDIKETTIDMLGSAGTVKVDKDNTTIVSGSGDQKNIEDRVRQIKAQIEESTSEFDTEKLQERLAKLSGGVAVIQVGAATETELKERKLRIEDALAATRAAVEEGIVAGGGTAFLNSIPSVEKLLDTVLGDEKTGINIIRRALEEPVRQIAENAGLEGSVIVEKVKALDLGVGFDALKEEYVNMIEEGIVDPTKVTRSALQNAASVAAMVLTTESVVADEEEEDKGMAGAPGGMGMGGGMPGMM